One window from the genome of Mauremys mutica isolate MM-2020 ecotype Southern chromosome 4, ASM2049712v1, whole genome shotgun sequence encodes:
- the LOC123370403 gene encoding serine protease 27-like encodes MMGGLCSKLATLLLLLLVLPSSAHGAESQDQPVFSRIIGGQDAPEGRWPWQVSVQKYDDTICEYHHTCGGSLISAQWVVSASHCFNPSLPYSQYQLVLGAHQLLNPSPNQVLAEVQKIIPHPRYNRTSFVADIALVRLKKPVKFTQFIRPISLPGASRQFPVEKKCWVTSWGRVEVTEPLQPPKTLQELEVPILSTAACNKHYNTLIPRSPDPVKTSMICAGYMDSPKGFCNGDSGRPLACEQGGTWYLAGIVSWFMTRNVSGIVCSHPKFPGVFTRVTAYDSWIQREVGPSDVASPAP; translated from the exons ATGATGGGGGGTCTCTGCTCCAAGCTGGCcacgctgctcctgctgctgctggtgctgccgTCCTCAGCGCATG GTGCTGAGAGTCAAGACCAGCCAG TGTTCAGCCGTATCATAGGGGGGCAGGATGCACCGGAGGGTCGATGGCCCTGGCAGGTCAGTGTGCAGAAATATGATGACACAATATGTGAATACCACCACACCTGTGGAGGATCCCTCATCTCAGCCCAGTGGGTGGTGTCAGCCTCTCACTGCTTCAATCC CTCTCTGCCCTATTCCCAGTACCAGTTAGTGCTGGGAGCGCACCAGCTCCtcaacccctcccccaatcaGGTCCTGGCCGAGGTGCAGAAgatcatcccccaccccaggtacAATAGGACGAGCTTCGTTGCTGACATCGCCTTGGTGAGGCTGAAGAAGCCAGTGAAATTCACGCAGTTCATCCggcccatctccctgccaggTGCCTCCCGCCAGTTCCCCGTGGAGAAGAAGTGTTGGGTCACCAGCTGGGGACGGGTAGAAGTGACCG AGCCTCTCCAGCCACCCAAGACCCTGCAGGAGCTGGAGGTTCCCAtcctcagcacagcagcctgcaaCAAGCATTACAACACACTGATTCCACGCTCACCAGACCCAGTCAAAACCAGCATGATCTGTGCTGGGTACATGGACAGCCCCAAGGGATTCTGCAAT ggcgACTCCGGGAGGCCTCTGGCCTGTGAGCAGGGTGGCACCTGGTACCTGGCCGGAATCGTGAGCTGGTTTATGACCAGAAATGTGAGTGGAATCGTCTGTTCTCATCCCAAGTTCCCCGGGGTCTTCACCCGGGTGACGGCCTACGACAGCTGGATCCAGAGGGAAGTGGGCCCTTCTGACGTCGCTTCTCCAGCGCCCTGA